Genomic segment of Sulfolobales archaeon:
AGGTGTTCAGGTTGAGCTTAGAACGATGGATTGGCCTAGCTTCGTTGCAACAATAACAAAGCCCTTAGATCAGAAGGACTACGACCTACTACTACTAGGATGGGGTCCTGGTGTTGCGGACTCCCACTTCACACTCTATGGTCAGTTCCACTCATCACAAGCACCCCCAAGAGGGCTTGCTGCTGCGCATTATAACAATTCAGAGGTAGACTCTCTATTGGATCAGGCTATGAGGGAGCTTAGCGAGACTAAGAGGGCTGAGCTCTATAAGAGGGCTATAGAGATTATATGGAGAGACGCGCCATGGATATTCCTCTACACGCAGAAGTGGTTCTACGCCTCTACAAAAGATCTGAAGGGATACTGGGTATATATCGATGGTGAGATGATCTTCTTCGATAGAGCGTATTTCAGTTGATTTTTTATAGCTGAAACCTTTTTCAGGGAACCACGAAGTATAAGCTATAATCCTCCCCTAAGATCTCTTTTAAGATGCTTAGAGCAAGAGCCCTGATATTCTGATCAATCTCCACAACAGCCACACCCTTTCTAGGGATTCCATACAAGAGGATCTCATTATAGCTGGCAATCCCTGCAACCAGCAGTGACAATAGATCCTCTTCCCCTTCTACGAGCACTAGAAACCTCTCCCCAGGGTTTCTAGCAATATATTTTATAGTATTTATTGCCTCACTAGATATGGTTCCACGCGGATTTTTTATCTCTATGATATTCCCAGCTTGTCTATATATTTTTTCAACCTTACT
This window contains:
- a CDS encoding DUF359 domain-containing protein; this encodes MVLKIYPLPERLRGVLSREYGVLVEGVDRISVARRVIMIIHGKRVWSVGDIVTMSLIEAGFTPHVAIIDRATLRGENIDMSKVEKIYRQAGNIIEIKNPRGTISSEAINTIKYIARNPGERFLVLVEGEEDLLSLLVAGIASYNEILLYGIPRKGVAVVEIDQNIRALALSILKEILGEDYSLYFVVP